Part of the Mauremys mutica isolate MM-2020 ecotype Southern chromosome 1, ASM2049712v1, whole genome shotgun sequence genome is shown below.
ctttaaaaacgggacgtcTGGTCCCCCTACACCTACTGCAGCTGTAGTTCTCTGGAGCAGAGCTACCAGCTCGGCCAGGCTTAAAATGCTGCGTCcgcgcagctgcaccgctgtggAGACAAGCCGCTCTGCGCTGATGGGGGACAGCTCCCCCGGCAGCACAGTTAATCCTCCTCCCCTAGAGGCTGtagctatgtctacacagggggtcAGGTTGGTGTATCTATGTCACTCACATGtgaggatttttcatacccctgagcaacgtagttatccTGACATAGGTCTGTAGTGCAGACCAGTCCTTAACTGAGATTATCCCACATAtttaggaccaaatcctgaacTTTGCTCATGTGAGTACATTcagaaaagtcaatgggagttacttGTAAATGAGTTTACTTGTGGGCTTgaggaggggcggctctagccatttcgccaccccaagcacggtcgccggtcccgcggctccggtggacctcccgcaggtgtgcctgcggatgctccaccggagcagcgggaccagtggaccctccacagggatgcctgtgggaggtccaccggagccacctgccaccccccggcgaccggcagagcgctccctgcggcatgccgcctcaagcacgcgcttggcgtgctggggcctggagccacccctgggcttGAGTGTTGGTCAGGTCAAGGCCTCAGAGCCAGTAGGATCCAGCAGGAGGATTGTGAATGAAAGAGGTTCTGCTCTCACCCCATTATAAACTGGGCATGACTCCGCAGTGGTGAGTGTGAAACTGGGGTAGGTGCTAGAAGAACCAATCGTGTTGCTGCTTTAACTCACGTTCACAGTCACTTTTGGAGCCCTAAGAGTGACTGTAGCAAATGGAAGGAGAGATTGTGCTGTGACAGCAACACCAGGAGGGCGCGCCCTGCTTCACCTGGGGCCAGAACCATCCAAACCATCTTTCCTCTTGTGGAGTGGAGATGTTACATCAGAGGGGCAGTACGTAACTTGTCGTGCGTCACCAATGTGGCAAAATGTTTGgctgtgaatgtgtgtgtcaTCTCGCTGTGTCCTGTCCCAGCTCTGTTCAGACAGTTGGCACAACAGACCTTGAGtgaaccacccaatgaccactGTACTACTAGGATTTTATGGTTGTATTTTGTATAGTTTAGAATGAtgaataaagaataataatgtagcatgtaaaAAAGGTGTTGATGTATGATATGTTTTGACCATATTCTGCCGGCCACCCTttctgaaagcagaaaggaaagGCCTCGTGTGCCAGTGGTAAAGATTCATCAGCCAGAATCTTGTGTTTAaggctgatttcaaggcagtaataGACCTTTAGGCtgtaggtttaaaataaacattttgtaatAAGTAACGGAATGTAATGATGTTTGTCTGTGTTAgaagataagtgtgaaggccatcaccGTACCTTCTAGGGCGGAACCAAGGACAGACGTAAAGGCGCCAGTATATAGCAACGTGCCCCTATTGAGATGTCAAAGGAGGGCAGATTAGTAACTCTAAAGATGAGGCAGGCGCCTATCAATCGGGACCAAATAGCTGTGATAAAACCAGCCTGGGGTAACTCCCCTAGAGACTGATGAAGGAGTTAGATAAAGaataagaaaaacaatttaagaaaacaagcactcgtcAAACGACGATTGATTACAGCGTGACAGTCCCAATGAAGGAACATCGCTATATAaacagggtgctttgccatgAGATTTTtggttcatcctgccaagactttcCCAGAGCATCGTGTCACGAATGGCAGAACCCGGGTCCTTCCTACccatgatcaacctagctggctaCTAGGTtgctctggactggtaactataatgTCAATGGGTGGGAGtgttaaggtacgaaggcacccagccaggttttgTTGACGAAGCACGGTACTAGTATCCTGCAGACTCTACCGGACCACTAATACACGTATGCCAGTAAGAATGGACCACctcagtgaatggtgggactttccactcctCCCTAGGCTAGACAGAGACACACCCTTTGAGACTCCATTTCATACATCAATACAAACAATTTACAAACTGACCCTCTAGTGTAGTTAATTAACACTCTCTGACATAGCTGAGTTCCACCCAACACTTTGTACATCTCTACccatcacactgtcatcctgGCCTTATCTTTAGGATGAGTCATCATGTTCCTCTCATCTTTAGGAAATGAGTTGGTATGgagatgttctggtaccacccttctggaatgtgtttgcatgagtGCTCTGTGCCCAGCACCTCTTAGAAATGTGTGGATTTGAAATATCAGCCCTGtacttgccagattctgtgagcagggcctgcctctagcTCACAGCCTAATTTTGCTTTATATCAACAAGGCTTTGACTGttactttagcccaggcctcaggcctcatactaggCCTCTAAttcaagggcttatgtctcaggctctcttcctccTACAGTTCCGCAGTACAAACGTGTTTCTGGATTTACAGTCACACACGAGAGGCAGCTGTCACACAACAAAGTTTTTGATGGTATCTATGATTCTGTCAACAAATGCAGTACAGTGCTAGCTGACAATGGAGTTCTCACTGATTTTCTCTTTTGCTGTTAGTTCCTGGAAACTCAACAGAAGATCCAAGTGATAGTACATGATGCCAGCTGATAATCACACCATTTTTGACCCTGTAACTTACATCCTGACCGGCATCCCGGGTACGGAGGAGTCTCaggtctggatctccatccccttctgtctGATGTACATTGTGACACTTTTTGGGAACTCTCTCCTACTATTCATCATACTAACAGAAcgaagcctccatgagcccatgtatcTATTCGTGTCCATGCTGGCCACTGTTGATCTGCTGTTATCTACCACTACGGTGCCAAAGATGCTGGCTGTATTCTGGTTTAGAGCAGGGGAAATTTCTTTTGCTGCCTGCCTGACCCAGATGTTCTTCATCAATGTCAGTTTTATGGCCGAGTCGGCcatcctgctggccatggcgtttgATCGGTACGTTGCCATCTGCGACCCCCTGAGATACACTGCCGTGCTAACCAAGTCTGTGATCGGGAAGATAGGGCTGGCAGTTGTCACAAGAAGTTTCTGTACAAATTTCCCTCTCACCTTTCTTGTGAAGCAGTTGAAGTTCTGCAGAACCAGACTCCTGCCTCACACCTATTGTGAGCACCTGGCCATAGCCCGGCTGGCCTGCGACGACATCACAGTCAATGTCTGGTATGGCGTAGCTGTGGCTATTTTAGTAATTGGTTTGGATGCTGTGCTCATTGCTTTGTCTTATGGGCTGATCCTCAGGGCCGTCTTCCGGCTCCCCtccaaggacgcccggctcaaggcTCTccgcacctgcagctcccacctctgtgtcataCTGATGTTCTACATCCCATCTTTTTTCTCCTCGTTTGCACACCGATTTGGGCACATCATCCCAGGTTATATTCTCAACCTCCTGGCCAACCTCTATGTGCTCATTCcccccatgttaaaccccatcGTTTATGGGGTGACAACAAAAGAGATCCTGAAACGGGTGATCAATGTGTTTTATCGATGCTGCAGCAGAAGCTCCCTGCTGAGCTAAAGTAGGCAACAAAAAATGTTTGGAACTTGAAAATTAAAGGCAGGTTTTCATTTGAACTATAAGGATTTTGTAACTATGTACTTCCAATGCGTGAGCTCGAAAACTGGTCTCTCTCGTccccagaatttggtccaatgaaAGGTATCTCCttccccactttgtctctctaatatcctgggatccacatggctacaacaacaccacTCATTTCTACAAAAAGCAGAGCGACTGAATGAGTCTCTGTTCTAAGATGAAGCAAGAAAGCAGAACAAGAAAGCACAAATGTAAAATCACCTTGTGAGAGAGCACGGTGTGTGCATCTcctctgtgacaagctgcaactGAGCTGGAGTCTGAATGGCAAGAGAAAGCAGCAGCCAAGGGGGCTATGCCATAGGCCAGTGGGAAGTGCCCTGGGCTGTAGGTTGAAAGACAAGGGCTCTAGTCTTGGTCCTGCCTCCAACCTGCTGTGTCACCTTGGGTTCATTTCTTTCCTCCTCAATTTCCTCATTGGCAAAGTGAGCACACTTTGGGGCCAGCATGGAAGTCAGGATCAAGTCCCCTCAGGGAGACAGTGCAGGGATTGCATGGCCCTTCTCCACACAGCCCAGAACCCAAGCAGGGGTGGCTTTGACTGTGCCACCATGGGCCTCCTCAACCTGGAGATCCACCCCATGAGGACATGGCTCGGGCagcacagacccccccaccccaccccacagcaaaCATGGTGATTCAtaatgtttaaggccagaaagaaccacagtctgacctcctgtataacacaggccctagaatTATACCCAGTCATCCCTgtattgaacccaataacttgtttTTCATTACAAAGATATGTGAACTCCTAAATTCTTCTCAGGGTCActgctttctatccatcttatagtccattcatccagcccatgcttctttaacttgctggcaagaatactgtgggagaccctatcaaaagctttgctaaaatcaacaTGTGTCACATCTAGCACTTTccctatatccacagagccagttatctcatcctAGAAGGccatcaggttagtcaggcatgacttgcccttggtgaatccgtgttgactgttcctaatcaccttcctctcctccaagtgcttcaaaatggattccttgaagacctgctccatgattttcccggggactgaggtgaggctgaccagtgtGTAGTttcccaggttctctttcttccctttttaaaatacgggcactagatttgcctttttccagtcttccgGGACCTCCCGCAatcgccacaagttttcaaagataatggccaatggctctgcaatcacatccgccaactctcctagcacccttggatgcattaggtctggacccatggacttgtgcacgtccagcttttctaaacagtccttaacttgttctttcaccagggagggctgctcacctcctccccatactgtgctgcccagtgcagcagtctgggagctgagctgaccttgtctgtgaagatcaaggcaaaaaaagcattgagtacttcagctatttccacatcctctgtcactatgttgcctcccccatacAGTAAGAGTTACCCTGACCATATTgaataatagccattgatggatcaaTCTTCCATGGACtcatctatttctttttttccccagctaTACATGTGTCTAGATCTTTTTGGAAAGTAGTTGTACTCTTGGCCATTACTacattccctggcaatgaattccacaggttacatctacgttgcatgaaaaaatacatcctcttgtttgtattaaatccACTGCCTATTAATTACATCAGATAACCTCTGGTTTTTGTATATTGTGAGAAAGTAAACAACATTTCCCTATTAACTTTTTCGACAccagacatgattttatagacctctgtcatatccccccttagaggTCTTTTTTTAAGCTGAACAGCCCAAGTCTTTTTAGTCATGGTGAAAACCACCAAGGTGATGGAGGATtttctggggaagccagagggccctgcacacCAACTCCGCAGTCAGCTGTGATTCTCAGACAGCGTGTAAAACAGAAGGCTTATTTCTCGAAGgaacagaatgaagaacagagcttgttagcacaaAAATCAATGACTTTCAGTAAATCCATCTTGGGGGGACCCCAGGCTGGACACCCCAGACTCTCCTCTCTCCGAGTCCCCCACAGCAGACTGCCCAGCTTCCAGCGGCTCGACCTCTGACATGCCTGTTGCTCCTCCTCCTGGTCTTTGTCTCCCTTCCCAGGCAAAGTGTCACCTGGTTGCATCCCGCTCCTGGGTCTCAGGTGAGGAAGGGCACCAGCCATTGCTTACATTCAGGCAGTGGAGCCACCTCGTCTGGCCCCGAGGGCTTCAGCAATAGTCACACACCCTAATTCCCACCACCTAGTCATTGGTGCAGCACaacagggaaattgaggcacacacagtattcattcAAATCTGTAAGACTCAAGTAGACTCGCGTACAAAATAATAAGGAGGAAAAACCCACTTTGTAACAGGTGCGTACTGGTCCCTAATGCCCTGTAGCCTGATGTTCAAGACCTGTGGTCCCTGACACAAAGACAATAATGGAGACAGAGTCAAACAGGCCCATGGCAGCCTTCTCCCCTGGCGTCCTTTACTGTTGCTGCCAATCAAGTCTGCACTGAGAAGATAAATACTCTGCTCAGCTCCTCGGTGACACAAGCAATCAGGACAGCCCACCTGACGGGGAATCCCTAGGGGACATTTCCCAGTGATAATCCTAGatgtgtagggctggaagggacctcaatgggccctctagtccagtcccctgcactcaagggaaacattttgaaaactggcTGCTGATTTATAGGGTTTCAGGTTTGGATGCTGGGGCACTGGAACGAGGGGGGCAAAGAGGGGGACATCAAAAGTCAGACGGCTAAGTCCTCCCAAAGTTTATGAGCCAGGAGgatgagtgacagagggaggtggtggagaggagtgagtggggggcgagggctcagggaggaggggtgggatgggacctcaggggaaggggcagtggagGTCGGGGttcggggaggaggggtgggacagggcctcagggggaggggcagtggagtttggggggtgggg
Proteins encoded:
- the LOC123350159 gene encoding olfactory receptor 52B2-like translates to MMPADNHTIFDPVTYILTGIPGTEESQVWISIPFCLMYIVTLFGNSLLLFIILTERSLHEPMYLFVSMLATVDLLLSTTTVPKMLAVFWFRAGEISFAACLTQMFFINVSFMAESAILLAMAFDRYVAICDPLRYTAVLTKSVIGKIGLAVVTRSFCTNFPLTFLVKQLKFCRTRLLPHTYCEHLAIARLACDDITVNVWYGVAVAILVIGLDAVLIALSYGLILRAVFRLPSKDARLKALRTCSSHLCVILMFYIPSFFSSFAHRFGHIIPGYILNLLANLYVLIPPMLNPIVYGVTTKEILKRVINVFYRCCSRSSLLS